One genomic segment of Rivularia sp. PCC 7116 includes these proteins:
- a CDS encoding amylo-alpha-1,6-glucosidase, with the protein MGDLDTREWLLTNGLGSFASGTVSDVRTRTYHGWLFAATSPPSGRTLLMSHLEASLELPHKVITLGTNFWASGQIEPQGYKLLRSFDINPVPEWTWGEQGWQLSRQIFMPYGLQANAEAQKEKQDFGDSILGTNQTPFRDRVLIQYRYQGRDTAVLRLRLLVGDRDFHHQQKGGSQLQFLQQLNKGQLCLQSKNANEFGTPWHLRWSKGTYQSNGIWYWNYGLPEESRRGLCDIEDLYSPGYLSIVLESGDTVTLEAQLGFPDESNIALNCESFNREILAEQKRLSQIFGWENYEESEGNKLKFCNPSTSLPPKNVIWQKLLRASDQFIVHRASIDGPTVIAGYHWFNDWGRDTLIALPGIAIVPQRFEIAKGLLQTFGHYCRQGLIPNAFPDAGGEPFYNSIDATLWWIETLGIYLEATQDWKFLAEQYPIVRKIYKALVGGTNYKINVDSTDGLLSWDAAGVALTWMDAVVEGTPITPRRGKPVEINALWYSALCWASRWAEILSEQHFGEEGVRFANQARRYSQQAEQVKQSLQKFWNPKACYLYDTIEPDDCRNSQIRPNAVLALSLSHCGFSGKQGYQVLERAAKTLLTPYGLRSLEPSDPEYIGKYIGNLVSRDGAYHQGTVWSWLIGPFIRAWQRFHKDEALPFDWEPLIQHFLSDACLGSISEIFDGDEPHQPKGAVAQAWSVAEVIRHYHDF; encoded by the coding sequence ATGGGAGATTTAGATACTCGAGAATGGTTGTTGACTAATGGCTTGGGAAGTTTTGCAAGTGGTACAGTTTCCGATGTCCGCACTCGCACTTACCATGGTTGGTTATTTGCTGCAACAAGTCCACCTTCTGGGCGCACTTTGTTGATGTCACACTTAGAAGCTAGCTTAGAATTACCTCATAAAGTAATAACCTTGGGGACTAATTTTTGGGCTAGCGGTCAAATCGAACCGCAAGGCTACAAACTGCTACGTTCGTTTGATATTAACCCAGTTCCCGAATGGACTTGGGGCGAACAAGGCTGGCAATTGAGCAGGCAAATATTTATGCCATATGGATTGCAGGCAAATGCAGAAGCACAGAAGGAAAAACAAGACTTTGGTGATTCAATACTCGGTACTAACCAAACACCATTCCGAGACCGCGTATTGATTCAGTATCGCTATCAAGGTAGGGATACCGCCGTTTTGAGGCTGAGGTTGCTAGTTGGCGATCGCGACTTTCACCATCAGCAAAAAGGAGGTTCTCAATTGCAGTTTTTGCAACAGCTTAATAAGGGACAGCTTTGTTTGCAATCAAAAAATGCAAATGAATTTGGTACGCCTTGGCATTTGCGTTGGAGCAAAGGTACTTATCAATCGAACGGTATTTGGTACTGGAATTATGGTTTACCCGAAGAGAGTCGTAGAGGATTGTGTGACATAGAAGACCTTTATAGCCCAGGCTACTTAAGTATTGTTTTGGAATCTGGAGATACTGTAACACTAGAGGCGCAACTTGGTTTTCCTGATGAATCGAATATTGCTCTCAATTGCGAAAGTTTTAACCGAGAAATATTAGCAGAGCAAAAGAGGTTATCGCAGATTTTTGGATGGGAAAACTATGAAGAGAGCGAAGGAAATAAGTTAAAGTTTTGCAACCCTTCTACTTCCCTACCTCCAAAAAATGTAATTTGGCAAAAACTATTACGTGCTAGCGATCAATTTATAGTCCATAGAGCGTCAATTGATGGTCCGACAGTAATTGCAGGGTATCACTGGTTCAATGATTGGGGACGGGATACTTTAATTGCTTTACCAGGTATAGCGATAGTACCGCAACGTTTTGAAATAGCCAAAGGATTGTTGCAAACCTTTGGACATTACTGTCGTCAAGGTTTGATTCCTAATGCTTTTCCTGATGCTGGTGGCGAACCTTTTTACAATAGTATAGATGCAACATTGTGGTGGATTGAAACTTTAGGTATCTATTTAGAAGCTACCCAAGATTGGAAATTTTTAGCAGAACAGTATCCCATTGTCCGAAAAATCTATAAAGCATTAGTTGGCGGTACAAATTACAAAATTAATGTTGATTCTACGGATGGTTTATTAAGTTGGGACGCTGCTGGTGTAGCTCTTACTTGGATGGATGCTGTGGTGGAAGGTACTCCTATAACTCCTCGTCGCGGTAAGCCAGTAGAAATCAATGCTTTATGGTATTCCGCTTTATGCTGGGCTTCACGATGGGCAGAAATATTAAGCGAGCAGCATTTTGGTGAAGAGGGAGTCCGATTCGCAAATCAAGCCCGGAGGTATAGTCAGCAAGCCGAACAGGTAAAGCAGTCGCTGCAAAAATTCTGGAATCCTAAAGCTTGCTATTTATACGACACCATCGAACCGGATGATTGTCGCAATTCTCAAATTAGACCAAATGCAGTTTTAGCACTTTCACTAAGCCACTGCGGCTTTTCTGGTAAGCAAGGGTATCAAGTACTCGAACGAGCAGCAAAAACCTTACTTACTCCCTACGGACTCCGCTCTCTCGAACCCTCAGATCCCGAGTACATCGGAAAATACATTGGCAATTTAGTTAGTCGTGACGGTGCTTATCATCAAGGTACTGTTTGGAGCTGGTTAATTGGTCCTTTCATCCGGGCTTGGCAGCGTTTTCATAAAGATGAAGCCTTACCTTTTGATTGGGAACCCTTAATACAACATTTTTTATCAGATGCTTGTCTTGGCTCAATTTCGGAAATTTTTGATGGCGATGAACCGCACCAGCCAAAAGGAGCCGTAGCTCAAGCTTGGTCTGTTGCTGAGGTGATTAGACATTACCACGATTTTTAG
- a CDS encoding peptidoglycan DD-metalloendopeptidase family protein, which translates to MKAVLESHISNNDASIDHSSLVTPQVKRRMPKAAMIGLAISMGATSLFVTRQSDQALAAEPVGNENTASTIPAASDEIKFVPTQKRSFKAISSDIGATSPTVVEPTAISKANGFGARLRVASSPKSVQFGVQTPSKSVTAASSNTVYSVPQVAKGRIISRAITTANSTQSKNITIAPPSVDAQEVALSGNTQLEAQQKFALNRLKQKSNRLKASLNKLRSTSVESVKPAALKTQQETQVEQTSTAITNTASETAKLPSSVNPVQQAVTVPTAVDSTVAAPTAIAAAHLVKPGDTLAKIASNYGTSVSKLAKANQLSNPNELKVNQQLIVPSAQSNSNVVAIASDSTAKNDSQFSSSVVNADNSVNSFGVGGDTPVPSVFSEMQLADRRNALARKVSRNERLRKLKAEIERLREKYRTQQSGVVVPQANTTTNSVEVPVRKPASASIPIPVTKPIVGKASVPIRVARPNTAAVAIPVPSPSQDINPNFSRSRGVRVVRPSSSFSGRSQSSSVVKTTLSPGLPPLAAVDRYLPKPIDESKPPSKGFVWPAKGVFTSGFGPRWGRMHKGIDIAAPTGTPIHAAADGVVVSAGWNRGGYGKLVDIRHPDGTLTRYAHNSKIVVRKGQRVQQGQRISLMGSTGFSTGPHLHFEIRKGGKKAVNPVAFLPPRK; encoded by the coding sequence ATGAAAGCTGTGTTAGAAAGTCATATTAGTAATAATGATGCTTCGATAGATCACAGTAGCTTAGTTACTCCGCAGGTTAAGCGTCGGATGCCTAAAGCCGCCATGATTGGCTTAGCAATCTCGATGGGAGCAACCAGCCTTTTCGTGACTCGACAAAGCGACCAAGCCCTAGCAGCAGAACCTGTAGGCAATGAAAATACCGCCTCTACAATTCCTGCTGCATCCGATGAGATAAAGTTTGTTCCCACACAAAAGCGGTCTTTTAAAGCTATCTCCAGCGATATTGGGGCAACGAGTCCTACCGTAGTGGAGCCGACAGCAATCTCGAAGGCAAATGGGTTTGGAGCTAGATTACGTGTTGCCTCAAGTCCGAAGTCTGTTCAGTTCGGAGTACAAACACCTAGCAAAAGTGTAACAGCAGCAAGTAGCAATACAGTTTACTCCGTGCCGCAAGTGGCTAAGGGACGGATTATTTCCCGAGCTATTACCACTGCAAATAGCACCCAAAGTAAAAATATTACAATTGCTCCACCATCTGTTGATGCTCAAGAGGTTGCTTTATCTGGCAACACTCAGCTCGAAGCTCAACAAAAATTTGCACTTAACCGTTTAAAGCAAAAATCGAACCGCTTAAAAGCAAGTCTTAATAAGCTACGTTCGACTTCGGTTGAAAGTGTGAAGCCAGCAGCGTTGAAAACGCAGCAGGAAACTCAAGTTGAGCAAACATCAACAGCAATTACCAACACTGCATCAGAAACTGCCAAACTTCCATCTAGTGTTAATCCGGTACAACAAGCTGTAACAGTTCCAACAGCAGTTGACTCAACAGTAGCAGCACCAACTGCAATAGCAGCAGCGCACTTAGTTAAACCTGGGGACACTCTTGCCAAAATAGCTAGCAACTACGGTACTTCGGTATCCAAACTAGCAAAAGCCAATCAATTGTCTAACCCCAACGAATTAAAGGTCAATCAACAGTTGATTGTTCCTAGTGCCCAAAGCAATAGTAATGTTGTTGCAATTGCATCGGATTCAACTGCAAAGAATGATTCGCAGTTTTCATCTTCTGTTGTTAACGCCGACAATAGTGTAAATTCTTTCGGCGTAGGTGGCGATACTCCCGTACCTTCTGTATTTTCAGAAATGCAACTCGCTGATAGACGTAATGCTTTAGCGAGAAAAGTTTCTAGAAATGAGCGTCTTCGTAAATTAAAAGCAGAAATCGAAAGATTGCGGGAAAAATACCGCACTCAACAATCTGGAGTGGTTGTACCCCAGGCAAATACTACTACAAACTCAGTAGAAGTACCTGTTCGCAAACCAGCATCAGCTTCTATACCTATTCCTGTAACAAAGCCTATAGTAGGCAAAGCTTCGGTACCCATTCGCGTTGCTAGACCTAACACCGCAGCAGTGGCGATCCCGGTTCCTTCACCAAGCCAGGATATTAATCCTAATTTCTCTCGTAGTAGAGGTGTAAGGGTAGTAAGACCTTCTTCAAGTTTTAGCGGTCGTTCTCAATCTTCCTCGGTTGTAAAAACAACACTATCTCCAGGGCTACCTCCATTGGCAGCAGTTGATAGATATTTACCCAAACCTATTGACGAGTCAAAACCACCTTCAAAAGGTTTTGTATGGCCTGCTAAAGGTGTTTTCACCTCTGGTTTCGGTCCTCGCTGGGGAAGAATGCATAAAGGAATTGACATCGCAGCCCCCACAGGTACCCCCATTCATGCAGCAGCAGATGGTGTCGTTGTATCTGCTGGTTGGAATCGCGGCGGTTACGGTAAGTTAGTCGATATTCGTCATCCTGATGGTACCTTGACTCGCTACGCTCATAACAGCAAGATTGTTGTGCGTAAAGGTCAGCGCGTACAGCAAGGTCAAAGAATTTCTTTAATGGGTAGCACCGGCTTTAGTACTGGTCCTCACCTGCACTTTGAAATCCGTAAAGGTGGCAAAAAAGCTGTTAACCCTGTAGCTTTCCTTCCTCCTCGCAAATAA
- a CDS encoding tRNA (cytidine(34)-2'-O)-methyltransferase has translation MPQIVLVHPQIPPNTGNIARTCAATGTELHLVGPLGFEITDRYLKRAGLDYWPYVKLHNHQSLEDFKVFHQQRGGRLLGFSVRGNFNYTAYEYQPTDWLLFGSETTGLPSDVLAECDATLHIPMKEAKVRSLNLSVSVAISLFEARRFLGYLS, from the coding sequence ATGCCACAGATAGTTTTAGTCCATCCGCAAATTCCTCCAAATACAGGTAATATTGCCCGTACTTGTGCAGCTACAGGTACCGAATTGCACTTAGTTGGTCCTTTAGGTTTTGAAATCACTGACCGTTATCTAAAGCGAGCAGGCTTAGATTATTGGCCTTACGTAAAGCTGCATAATCATCAATCTCTAGAAGACTTCAAAGTCTTTCATCAACAGCGTGGAGGAAGATTATTAGGTTTCAGCGTTAGAGGTAATTTTAATTACACAGCTTATGAGTATCAACCAACCGATTGGCTTCTATTTGGCAGTGAAACCACGGGCTTACCAAGCGATGTCTTAGCAGAATGTGATGCAACCCTTCATATTCCGATGAAAGAAGCCAAAGTTCGCAGCTTAAATCTTTCTGTAAGTGTTGCTATAAGTTTGTTTGAGGCTCGTCGTTTTTTAGGGTATCTCTCTTGA
- the gshA gene encoding glutamate--cysteine ligase, which produces MVLSKGFEIEMYTGTPQGDIIGLSDKITAALDGFMREPDSRNVEYVTAPFYDYERLLCGLLCPRLKLRKYLQKLGNYTLIPGSTLSLGGSEKFFRSNPNNPYHEYIENTYGTKVVTASVHINVGISDPEVLMRACRVIRLEAPLYLALSASSPFLDGKATGYHSTRWGLFPQTPSSVPLFESHAHHIRWTQEQLAQGTMQNVRHLWTSVRPNGDRRPYDLNRLELRICDLVTDPIALLAITALLEVRLLQVINNPDLDPLVKSSFSPEELVAITAQNEANCASHSLDADLIHWVDGRTLKAAEWINELYEPAASFAKQQGFGCFISPLQKILREGNQAQKWLQLHRLGVSSRNVISQAIDSIRERELELEDKLCSTLLA; this is translated from the coding sequence GTGGTGCTATCGAAAGGTTTTGAGATTGAGATGTATACTGGTACGCCTCAAGGTGACATCATTGGTCTCTCTGACAAAATCACCGCTGCATTAGATGGGTTTATGCGGGAACCGGATAGCCGCAATGTTGAATATGTAACCGCTCCATTCTACGACTACGAAAGACTTTTATGTGGTCTGTTATGTCCTCGCTTGAAATTAAGAAAGTATCTTCAGAAACTAGGTAACTATACTTTAATTCCTGGCAGTACTCTATCTCTGGGAGGAAGTGAAAAATTTTTCCGCTCTAACCCAAATAATCCCTATCACGAGTATATAGAAAACACTTACGGTACTAAAGTCGTTACCGCTAGCGTTCATATCAATGTGGGTATCAGCGACCCCGAAGTACTAATGCGGGCATGTCGCGTTATTCGCTTAGAAGCTCCTTTGTATCTTGCTCTAAGCGCTTCATCACCGTTTTTAGACGGCAAAGCAACGGGTTATCACTCTACTCGTTGGGGTCTTTTCCCACAAACACCTTCATCAGTCCCATTATTTGAAAGCCACGCTCATCATATTCGGTGGACTCAAGAACAGCTAGCTCAAGGCACAATGCAAAACGTGCGACATCTATGGACATCAGTTCGACCAAATGGCGATCGCCGTCCCTACGATTTAAATCGGCTTGAATTACGAATTTGCGATTTAGTAACTGACCCCATTGCACTACTAGCAATTACAGCTTTGTTAGAAGTGCGTTTGCTGCAAGTAATTAACAATCCAGACCTCGATCCATTGGTCAAAAGTAGTTTTTCTCCGGAAGAATTAGTCGCGATTACAGCCCAAAACGAAGCGAATTGCGCTTCTCATAGTTTAGATGCCGATCTAATTCATTGGGTTGACGGCAGAACACTCAAAGCTGCGGAGTGGATAAATGAACTTTACGAACCAGCGGCATCCTTTGCCAAACAGCAAGGCTTTGGATGCTTTATCTCACCACTACAAAAAATTCTTCGTGAAGGTAATCAAGCTCAAAAATGGTTACAGCTTCACCGCTTAGGTGTCAGCAGCCGTAATGTTATCTCACAAGCCATCGATTCAATTCGAGAAAGAGAATTAGAACTTGAAGATAAATTGTGTTCTACTTTACTAGCTTGA
- a CDS encoding DICT sensory domain-containing protein, translating into MNISQQSLLYSLLLANKLLRPQVYFKASLIALSHAMEDLVIVGNDKPLVIANFQHERFYRQETRRYARIARRSDQVYVMAAPDSELVATSNPYEVVPFDPKDDFLAQEWHLVIVAQKYSACIVCREFSAPVEGVSFDELRQFKGIWTFDRATSKKAAVLLLERILDYQPQLAQKVELAKQRYGLNYEHKPQTASEQILEIDARLFTGRLVNYLQSSQYKQLKSYRTILQKETFERLINRVTAFIRNSLDSEEILTSTVRELGRVFSPCRCIFYHYPADKTASINYECVADVLPSMKGENWLIANHPLFQNALEKNHVIAITDASQDLGIQAHPELSDNFQRWQICSCLLIPIRYQESWLGILEIHHCGNQPYIWNKSERTFVEVIATQVAIALMQSQAYRNLEKLNRRLADLERTQSNLIAIVGHELRTPLSTIQICLETLALEENIPLEVQQTMLDTALGDSERMGRLIGDFLTLSKLEANTARSQLEATSLQESLSLVLGSVKRRNLNNSLPQIVVDLPSDLPLVLAEREGIMEVLSKLLDNACKFTPSDGQITVSTRIHKENISQEEADKQLLSNQLEVVIKDTGRGIEPVELERIFQRFYQEENFLQRSIGGTGLGLAICRQIIQKLGGQIWATSNGKNQGSEFHFTLPIADTVQTYNQL; encoded by the coding sequence ATGAATATTTCCCAGCAATCCCTGTTATACAGTTTACTGCTCGCGAATAAATTATTACGTCCTCAAGTCTATTTTAAAGCTTCCTTAATTGCGCTTTCCCACGCAATGGAGGACTTGGTAATAGTAGGAAACGATAAACCTTTGGTAATCGCTAATTTTCAGCACGAGCGTTTTTACCGTCAAGAAACCCGTCGCTATGCCAGAATTGCAAGACGCAGCGATCAAGTTTATGTTATGGCTGCACCGGATTCTGAATTAGTCGCAACTTCTAATCCCTATGAGGTAGTGCCCTTCGATCCAAAAGATGATTTTTTAGCTCAAGAATGGCATTTAGTTATTGTTGCCCAAAAATACTCAGCTTGTATCGTTTGTCGAGAATTTTCTGCTCCAGTGGAAGGAGTATCTTTTGACGAATTAAGGCAATTTAAAGGTATTTGGACATTTGACCGTGCAACAAGCAAAAAAGCAGCGGTTTTATTATTAGAACGGATTTTAGATTATCAACCACAGCTAGCACAGAAAGTAGAATTAGCAAAGCAACGTTACGGTCTTAATTACGAGCATAAACCTCAAACAGCAAGCGAGCAAATTTTAGAAATTGATGCTCGACTTTTTACAGGTCGCTTAGTAAATTATTTACAATCAAGTCAATATAAACAGCTAAAATCCTATCGTACAATTCTGCAAAAAGAAACATTTGAAAGATTGATTAATAGGGTCACAGCTTTTATTCGTAACTCTTTAGACTCGGAAGAAATTCTTACTAGTACGGTTAGAGAATTAGGTCGAGTTTTTAGTCCTTGCCGCTGTATTTTTTATCATTATCCAGCAGATAAAACCGCATCAATTAATTATGAATGCGTGGCAGATGTACTTCCTTCTATGAAAGGAGAAAATTGGTTAATAGCAAATCATCCTTTATTTCAAAATGCTTTAGAAAAAAATCACGTTATTGCTATTACCGATGCTAGCCAAGACTTAGGTATTCAAGCACATCCCGAATTGAGCGATAACTTCCAACGTTGGCAAATTTGTTCCTGTTTGTTAATACCAATTCGCTATCAAGAAAGTTGGTTAGGTATTTTAGAAATTCATCACTGTGGCAATCAACCCTATATTTGGAACAAATCCGAACGTACATTTGTAGAAGTAATTGCCACGCAAGTTGCAATTGCCTTGATGCAATCTCAAGCCTATCGTAATTTAGAAAAACTTAACCGCCGATTGGCAGATTTAGAACGTACCCAAAGTAACTTAATAGCTATAGTAGGTCATGAATTGCGGACTCCTTTATCTACTATTCAAATTTGTTTAGAGACTTTAGCCTTAGAGGAAAATATACCTCTAGAAGTTCAGCAGACAATGTTAGATACTGCTTTAGGGGATTCCGAACGCATGGGCAGATTAATCGGGGATTTCCTCACCCTCTCAAAACTGGAAGCTAATACAGCGCGATCGCAGCTAGAAGCGACTTCGCTACAAGAAAGCTTGAGTTTGGTTTTAGGTAGTGTCAAAAGACGTAATTTAAATAATAGTTTGCCCCAAATTGTTGTAGATTTGCCATCTGATTTACCTTTAGTGCTGGCGGAAAGAGAAGGAATTATGGAAGTATTATCTAAACTTTTAGATAACGCTTGTAAGTTCACTCCATCAGATGGGCAAATTACGGTTAGCACTCGAATCCATAAAGAAAATATTTCCCAAGAAGAAGCTGACAAACAACTCCTTTCAAATCAACTAGAAGTTGTTATTAAAGATACGGGTAGAGGGATTGAACCAGTAGAATTAGAAAGAATTTTTCAACGTTTTTACCAAGAAGAAAACTTTTTGCAGCGCTCAATTGGTGGTACTGGTTTGGGTTTAGCTATTTGTCGTCAAATTATTCAAAAATTAGGCGGACAAATTTGGGCTACATCTAATGGGAAAAATCAAGGCAGCGAGTTTCATTTTACGCTACCGATTGCAGATACAGTCCAAACATATAATCAACTTTGA
- a CDS encoding pentapeptide repeat-containing protein, producing MDTNKLIEQYLAGNRDFVEANLQQANLSEICLNGINLNRADLTSANLEGASLYRAKLNEANLEKATLWRCDLSKSFLIWSCLAKACLIKANLNRVDLHKANLSKADMRLTSLRYADISNTNLEGADLRYADLTGANLANSNLTGANLTGAILNKADLYNVNLSKAILARVDMRDADLSFVSLEEAELYNAKISETNSASLLLEIV from the coding sequence ATGGATACTAATAAGCTGATAGAGCAATATCTAGCGGGTAATAGAGATTTTGTAGAAGCAAATTTGCAGCAAGCGAATCTGAGTGAGATTTGCTTAAATGGAATTAACTTGAATCGAGCAGACCTCACCAGTGCAAATTTAGAGGGAGCGTCACTATACAGAGCCAAGTTAAATGAAGCAAATTTGGAGAAAGCCACTCTCTGGAGGTGCGACTTGAGTAAATCTTTCTTGATTTGGTCTTGTTTGGCTAAAGCCTGTTTGATTAAGGCTAATTTGAATCGTGTAGATTTGCATAAAGCTAATTTGAGTAAAGCTGATATGCGTCTGACTTCTCTACGCTATGCTGATATTAGTAATACCAACCTCGAAGGCGCGGATTTACGTTACGCCGATTTGACTGGTGCTAATTTAGCAAACTCCAACCTTACCGGGGCTAATTTGACGGGAGCAATTCTCAATAAAGCAGATTTGTACAACGTCAATTTAAGCAAAGCTATCTTAGCAAGAGTTGATATGAGAGATGCGGATCTCAGTTTTGTCAGTTTAGAAGAAGCAGAACTATATAACGCTAAAATTAGCGAAACAAATTCAGCTTCTTTACTACTTGAGATTGTCTGA
- a CDS encoding pentapeptide repeat-containing protein — protein MLGENSQPLSFKGQDLAGVNFDHKDLRFADFTSAKLEKATFVSANLQGAIFDKAVLEQVNFQEANLQGATLQFANLVEAYFSEADLSKANFYGSNLDSASFRRSSLRGTDLRETILAKVNFSESLINNDTQIEDKWRLVWEIVNKPQESRNLSQCDLQAANLVEANLQKANLIETDLRGAILERANLEAANLRGADLEAANLQGANIWEAVMENANLKDANLKDANLCGVDFSNAFLERVNFKQSQISVETQLSEKWKLVWELVNKNVEARDLSQFDLQQANLSEAHLKKANLSETNLQGVIFTEANLQQANLWAAKLQGANFEKANLEEVNFQEADFDKQANLQHSNLQKADLLEVTLEEANLQHSNLQGANLKVANLQKANLKGANLQHTYLRGARLQQANFQEANLEAAVFQEANLQGANFCKANLKKTVFIAANLTEAIESEEVIVTNFEEADLEKADFSCAKLIRANLQKANLVKANLKAADLEAADLRYSNLAEADLLDANLRVAFLREASFYRADLHRANLQVANLYRANLQSAKLVGANLVKADLQKANLKLTNLTSANLQFADLYRADLEAANLENANLEKAHLEGANLSRANLKNTNFKGADLDIADFSQTKNFTEQQVQEANNWERARRDK, from the coding sequence ATGCTAGGCGAAAATTCCCAACCTTTATCTTTTAAAGGTCAAGACTTAGCTGGTGTAAACTTTGACCATAAAGATTTGCGATTTGCAGATTTTACTAGTGCGAAACTAGAAAAAGCTACTTTTGTTAGTGCTAATCTTCAAGGAGCTATTTTTGATAAAGCTGTTTTAGAACAAGTAAATTTCCAAGAAGCTAATCTTCAAGGGGCAACATTACAGTTTGCCAATTTAGTAGAAGCTTATTTTTCGGAAGCGGATTTAAGTAAAGCTAATTTTTACGGGTCTAACTTGGATTCGGCTTCTTTTAGAAGAAGTAGTTTGCGGGGGACGGATTTGCGAGAAACAATTCTTGCAAAAGTAAATTTCAGCGAGAGTCTAATCAATAATGATACTCAGATAGAAGATAAGTGGAGACTGGTTTGGGAAATCGTTAACAAGCCCCAGGAAAGTCGTAATTTAAGTCAGTGCGATTTACAAGCAGCTAATTTAGTTGAAGCTAATTTGCAAAAAGCTAACTTGATAGAAACCGATTTGCGAGGCGCTATTCTGGAACGGGCAAATTTAGAAGCCGCAAATCTTCGAGGAGCTGATTTAGAAGCTGCAAACCTCCAAGGAGCAAATATTTGGGAAGCAGTAATGGAAAACGCTAATCTTAAAGATGCCAATCTTAAAGATGCAAACCTTTGTGGAGTTGACTTTAGCAATGCTTTTTTAGAAAGAGTTAATTTTAAGCAGAGTCAAATCAGCGTAGAAACTCAACTGAGCGAAAAGTGGAAATTAGTTTGGGAACTAGTAAATAAAAATGTTGAAGCTCGGGATTTAAGTCAATTTGATTTGCAGCAAGCTAACTTAAGTGAAGCCCACCTGAAAAAAGCTAATCTTAGTGAAACAAACTTGCAAGGAGTAATTTTTACAGAAGCTAACTTGCAACAAGCAAATTTATGGGCAGCCAAACTGCAAGGAGCAAATTTTGAAAAAGCCAATTTAGAAGAAGTCAATTTTCAGGAAGCTGACTTTGACAAACAAGCTAATTTACAACATAGTAATCTTCAAAAAGCTGATTTACTCGAAGTGACTTTGGAAGAAGCTAATTTACAACATAGCAATCTTCAAGGAGCTAATTTAAAGGTAGCCAATCTTCAAAAAGCTAACTTAAAAGGAGCTAATCTACAGCATACCTATTTACGTGGTGCGAGACTGCAACAAGCAAATTTTCAAGAAGCTAATCTCGAAGCTGCGGTTTTTCAAGAAGCTAATCTTCAAGGAGCCAATTTCTGCAAAGCTAACTTGAAAAAAACCGTTTTTATCGCCGCAAATTTGACAGAAGCAATCGAATCAGAAGAAGTTATAGTTACAAACTTTGAAGAAGCTGACTTAGAAAAGGCAGACTTCAGTTGTGCAAAACTAATAAGAGCTAATTTGCAAAAAGCAAACCTAGTCAAAGCTAATCTTAAAGCAGCAGACTTAGAAGCAGCAGACTTAAGATACAGCAATCTTGCAGAAGCAGACCTTTTAGATGCTAATCTTCGGGTTGCTTTTTTACGAGAAGCAAGCTTTTACAGAGCGGATTTACATAGAGCTAATTTACAAGTAGCCAATCTTTATAGAGCTAACCTACAATCAGCTAAGTTAGTTGGAGCTAATTTAGTCAAAGCCGATTTGCAAAAAGCTAATCTAAAACTAACTAATCTAACATCAGCTAATTTACAATTCGCCGATTTATACCGAGCGGATCTAGAAGCAGCAAATTTGGAAAATGCGAACTTGGAAAAGGCTCATCTCGAAGGAGCAAATCTTTCAAGAGCAAACCTTAAAAATACAAATTTTAAAGGTGCTGACTTAGATATAGCCGACTTTTCCCAAACTAAAAATTTTACTGAACAACAAGTTCAGGAAGCCAATAACTGGGAAAGAGCAAGACGAGACAAATAA